Proteins from one Oncorhynchus masou masou isolate Uvic2021 chromosome 12, UVic_Omas_1.1, whole genome shotgun sequence genomic window:
- the LOC135549385 gene encoding neuronal acetylcholine receptor subunit alpha-10-like, whose translation MGGAHHSAVRGLGYWIQRQSIQNQLYAQLSLRSAFQAYAELPKYVFFQASIADATGVPAPQLALQVPAPQLALQVLGSRDCPFGRRLELRIRDRLVDMPRLSAGWNILAKEKCSLTGMLYLLCLQLTHSLSLAVCLGAHGRYAQKLLTDLFANYTNALRPVEDTDHIINVTLQITLSQIIDMDERNQILTTYLWIRMVWTDAYLTWKKEDYDGLDTIRIPSSYVWRPDIVLYNNADDQFSSSMETNVVIRNDGQIMWDQPAISKSSCSVDVSFFPFDAQQCRLTFGSWTHNGNQMDLVNALDSADLADFVANVEWEVLGMPAKKNVILYGCCSDPYPDITYTLHLKRRASFYIFNLLIPCMMISFLAPLGFYLPADSGEKVSLGVTVLLALTVFQLLVAESMPPSENVPLIGKYYIATMTMITASTALTIFIMNIHHCGPEARPVPEWARRFILHYLARICFVFEVGENCFTGTPKKQAPPEPPPDHNTNPQTGGTNWDVNGQAWGGMEGRGEEEVGGVGVKTPEEKEEGNRLDVKKGSYQMFEPSRWKDDLFVSIDAEEEEEGAAGREKGEGGEAEIEKRFRGKIGCMGGAEEKRGKGGGGGGGDRGGARGGGERGCVEGGGERRKGSLGGAEDRGRREVVVSVQCVCQHQALRRNIEYIASCYHDQRSTQRRTGEWRKVAKVMDRLFMWLFFIMVFLMSLLIMGKAV comes from the exons GCTTCCATTGCCGACGCTACTGGGGTTCCCGCACCTCAGTTGGCTCTGCAGGTTCCCGCGCCTCAGCTGGCTCTGCAGGTTCTTGGTTCTCGGGACTGTCCCTTTGGTCGGCGGCTGGAGCTGCGCATCAGGGACAGG cttgttgatatgcCACGCCTGTCAGCTGGATGGAACAtcctggcaaaggagaaatgctcactaacagggat GCTTTACTTACTGTGCTTacaactcactcactctctctctctggcagtgtGTCTGGGTGCTCATGGGAGATATGCTCAGAAGTTGTTGACTGATTTGTTTGCTAACTACACCAACGCTCTGAGACCGGTAGAGGACACAGACCACATCATCAACGTCACATTGCAGATCACCCTCTCACAGATCATTGAcatg GATGAGCGGAACCAGATCCTGACCACGTACCTGTGGATCCGGATGGTGTGGACGGACGCCTACCTCACTTGGAAGAAGGAGGACTACGATGGTCTCGATACCATCCGCATACCTAGTAGTTATGTATGGAGGCCTGATATTGTCCTATATAACAA tgcTGATGACCAGTTCTCCAGCTCTATGGAGACCAACGTGGTGATCCGTAACGACGGACAGATCATGTGGGACCAGCCGGCCATCAGTAAGAGCTCGTGCTCCGTGGATGTGTCCTTCTTCCCATTTGATGCCCAGCAGTGTCGCCTAACCTTCGGCTCCTGGACACACAACGGCAACCAGATGGACCTGGTCAATGCCCTAGACAGCGCTGACCTGGCTGACTTTGTGGCCAACGTAGAGTGGGAG GTTCTGGGTATGCCAGCCAAGAAGAACGTGATCCTGTATGGCTGCTGCTCAGACCCCTACCCAGACATCACCTACACCCTGCACCTGAAACGCAGGGCCTCCTTCTACATCTTCAACCTACTCATCCCCTGCATGATGATCTCCTTCCTGGCCCCATTGGGCTTCTACCTGCCGGCTGACTCTGGGGAGAAAGTGTCCCTGGGGGTCACTGTGCTGCTGGCCCTGACCGTGTTCCAGCTGCTGGTGGCAGAGAGCATGCCACCCTCGGAGAACGTACCACTCATAG GGAAGTACTACATTGCTACCATGACGATGATCACCGCATCGACCGCCCTGACTATCTTCATCATGAATATCCATCACTGTGGTCCGGAGGCGCGTCCCGTCCCTGAGTGGGCCCGCCGCTTCATCCTGCACTACCTGGCACGGATCTGCTTCGTCTTCGAGGTGGGAGAGAACTGCTTCACTGGCACCCCCAAGAAACAGGCCCCGCCTGAGCCCCCACCCGACCACAATACCAACCCCCAAACTGGAGGTACTAACTGGGATGTGAACGGGCAGGCCTGGGGGGGCATGGAAGGGAGGGGTGAAGAGGAAGTGGGAGGGGTGGGCGTAAAGACtccagaagagaaagaggaggggaataGACTGGATGTGAAGAAAGGGTCATACCAAATGTTTGAGCCCAGTAGGTGGAAAGACGACCTGTTTGTAAGTATAGAtgcagaagaggaggaagagggagcagcaggaagagagaagggagaaggaggagaggcagaaATAGAGAAGCGTTTCAGAGGAAAAATTGGGTGCATGGGAGGGGCAGAGGAAAAAAGAGGcaaaggtggaggaggaggaggaggagatagaggaggtgcaagaggaggaggagagagaggctgcgtGGAAGGAGGAGGTGAAAGAAGGAAAGGATCATTAGGAGGTGCAGAGGATAGGGgtaggagggaggtggtggtgagcgtccagtgtgtgtgtcagcaccAGGCGCTCCGCAGGAACATAGAGTACATCGCCAGCTGCTATCATGACCAGCGTTCCACTCAGAGACGTACGGGTGAGTGGAGGAAGGTGGCCAAGGTCATGGACCGACTCTTCATGTGGCTCTTCTTTATCATGGTCTTCCTCATGAGCCTCCTCATTATGGGCAAGGCCGTCTGA